One part of the Anaerolineales bacterium genome encodes these proteins:
- a CDS encoding polysaccharide biosynthesis protein yields the protein MRAWVRTNRLLFADMVLAAASVLGAFILRLTPEQLILDYLPTFFWMLVVVLLVKPIVYKRSGLYERVWAYASIAEMKLIVRAVTIASLIVTPIIFVLDWLGAFANFARSLVAIDWLLSLAVVGGLRFGLRLLAENRKVIEQASGVKLRRALILGAGDAGALVARELQKNQQLGLNPLAFLDDDPEKQGQRLHGIPVVGTLKDLAVQAAALRAEEVIMAIPSAPGTVLRQAAELSRQAGLPYRTMPGLYELIGGRVSVSRLREVDITDLLRRQPAQIDRSRVGDSLRGKRILITGAGGSIASELGRQIARWEPKMVVLLGHGENSIFEILLELHNEYPQLEIVPVIADVRDAGRIQAALEKYKPDIVFHAAAHKHVPLMEANVAEAVANNVQGTLNVVQAAGEAGVQRLVMISTDKAVRPSSVMGATKRIAEWAVLDAARRFGRNYSVVRFGNVLGSRGSVVPLFKHQIAQGGPLTITHPEVERYFMTIPEAVHLVLQAAAFESQGELYMLDMGQPVRIVDLAEDLIRLSGLTPGEDIQIEFSGLRPGEKLSEQLWEAGAEYSPTNHPDIRRVQEPQAPGSQQLEAALRQLIVLAEANDGSGILKLLGELLPGSEVGQAPPPDFTALP from the coding sequence GTGAGAGCCTGGGTGCGCACCAACCGCCTGCTCTTCGCAGACATGGTGCTGGCCGCCGCCAGCGTGTTGGGCGCCTTCATTCTGCGCCTCACGCCCGAACAACTCATTCTGGACTATTTGCCCACCTTCTTCTGGATGCTGGTGGTGGTATTGCTCGTCAAACCCATCGTCTACAAGCGCAGTGGCTTGTACGAGCGGGTGTGGGCCTATGCCTCCATCGCCGAAATGAAACTGATCGTGCGGGCCGTCACCATCGCCTCGCTGATCGTCACGCCCATCATCTTCGTACTGGATTGGCTGGGCGCCTTCGCCAACTTCGCCCGCTCGCTGGTGGCGATCGATTGGCTGCTCTCGCTGGCCGTGGTGGGCGGCTTGCGCTTCGGCCTGCGCCTGCTGGCTGAGAACCGCAAGGTCATCGAGCAGGCCAGCGGCGTCAAGCTGCGCCGGGCGCTCATTCTGGGCGCAGGCGACGCCGGCGCCCTGGTGGCGCGCGAGCTGCAGAAGAACCAGCAGCTCGGCCTCAACCCGCTGGCCTTTCTGGATGACGACCCGGAGAAGCAAGGCCAACGTCTGCACGGCATCCCCGTGGTTGGCACGTTGAAGGATCTGGCCGTCCAGGCGGCCGCCCTGCGTGCCGAAGAAGTCATCATGGCGATCCCCAGCGCGCCGGGCACTGTATTGCGCCAGGCCGCCGAGCTCAGCCGCCAAGCTGGCCTGCCCTACCGCACCATGCCGGGCCTGTACGAGCTTATTGGCGGCCGCGTCAGCGTGAGCCGCCTGCGCGAAGTAGACATTACCGACCTGCTGCGTCGCCAGCCGGCCCAGATCGACCGCAGCCGCGTGGGCGACAGCCTGCGCGGCAAACGCATCCTCATCACCGGCGCGGGCGGCTCGATCGCCAGCGAGCTGGGTCGTCAGATCGCCCGCTGGGAACCCAAGATGGTGGTGCTGCTTGGCCATGGCGAGAACAGCATCTTTGAGATCCTGCTCGAGCTGCACAACGAATACCCGCAGCTGGAGATCGTGCCGGTGATCGCCGATGTACGTGATGCCGGGCGCATTCAGGCCGCGCTGGAAAAATACAAGCCAGACATCGTCTTCCACGCCGCGGCCCATAAGCATGTGCCGCTCATGGAAGCCAATGTAGCCGAAGCCGTAGCCAACAACGTGCAGGGCACGCTCAACGTGGTGCAAGCCGCCGGCGAAGCCGGGGTGCAGCGCCTGGTAATGATCTCCACCGATAAGGCCGTGCGCCCCAGCAGCGTGATGGGCGCCACCAAGCGCATCGCCGAATGGGCCGTGCTGGATGCGGCCCGCCGCTTTGGCCGCAATTACTCCGTGGTTCGCTTCGGCAACGTGCTAGGCAGCCGGGGCAGCGTAGTGCCGCTGTTCAAGCATCAGATCGCCCAGGGTGGCCCGCTCACCATCACCCATCCCGAAGTTGAGCGCTATTTCATGACCATCCCGGAGGCCGTGCACCTGGTGCTGCAGGCCGCCGCCTTTGAAAGCCAGGGCGAGCTGTACATGCTGGACATGGGCCAGCCCGTGCGCATCGTGGACCTGGCCGAAGACCTGATCCGCCTTTCCGGCTTGACGCCGGGCGAGGACATCCAGATCGAGTTCAGCGGCCTGCGCCCGGGCGAGAAGCTCAGCGAGCAGTTGTGGGAAGCTGGCGCGGAGTATTCGCCCACCAATCATCCAGACATCCGCCGCGTGCAGGAGCCACAGGCGCCTGGCAGCCAGCAGCTGGAAGCCGCGTTGCGCCAGTTGATCGTGCTGGCTGAAGCCAATGACGGGTCTGGTATCCTCAAGCTGCTGGGCGAACTGCTGCCCGGCTCCGAAGTCGGCCAGGCGCCGCCGCCCGACTTCACTGCATTGCCCTGA
- a CDS encoding NAD-dependent epimerase/dehydratase family protein produces MASVLVTGGAGFIGSHLVAALQQRGDKVRVLDNFSSSSRSHLPAGVEVIEGDVQDPAAVEKAVAGVETIFHQAAFISVPESIENPAACWASNVDGTLTLLAAAQRAGCRGVVLASSAAVYGDSQDLPLAEHAPAKCLSPYAASKYFNETLAQLYTLTYGLPVTALRYFNVYGPSQSPNSAYAAAIPKFIAALAAGQAPTVFGDGNQGRDFVFVGDVVHANLLAAEANTGGVFNICTGQETTLLDLLAALYPLFPDAPQAVHAAPRLGDVPRSLGDPHAAQAALGFRAETSLADGLRQIVEAQ; encoded by the coding sequence GTGGCCTCCGTTCTGGTCACTGGCGGCGCCGGTTTCATCGGTTCGCACCTGGTTGCCGCCCTGCAGCAGCGCGGCGACAAGGTGCGCGTGCTGGATAATTTCTCCAGCAGCTCGCGCAGCCACCTGCCCGCTGGCGTAGAAGTTATCGAAGGCGATGTACAAGACCCGGCCGCGGTAGAAAAGGCTGTGGCTGGCGTCGAGACCATCTTTCACCAGGCTGCCTTCATCTCCGTGCCTGAGTCCATCGAGAACCCGGCTGCGTGCTGGGCCAGCAATGTAGACGGCACGCTCACGCTGCTGGCAGCCGCCCAGCGGGCGGGTTGCCGCGGTGTGGTGCTGGCCTCCAGCGCCGCCGTGTACGGCGACAGCCAGGATCTACCCCTGGCCGAGCACGCGCCGGCCAAGTGTCTCTCCCCCTACGCCGCATCCAAATACTTCAACGAGACACTGGCCCAGCTCTATACCCTGACCTACGGCTTGCCCGTTACCGCGCTGCGCTATTTCAACGTCTACGGCCCCAGCCAATCGCCCAATTCGGCTTATGCGGCGGCCATCCCCAAGTTCATCGCCGCGCTGGCCGCCGGGCAGGCGCCCACCGTATTCGGCGATGGCAACCAAGGGCGCGACTTTGTGTTCGTGGGCGATGTGGTGCACGCCAACCTACTGGCCGCCGAGGCCAACACCGGCGGCGTGTTTAACATCTGCACTGGGCAGGAGACCACCCTGCTTGACCTGTTGGCCGCGCTGTATCCGCTGTTTCCTGATGCGCCGCAGGCTGTGCACGCCGCCCCGCGCCTGGGCGATGTACCCCGCTCGCTGGGCGACCCGCACGCTGCGCAGGCCGCCCTCGGCTTCCGCGCCGAGACCAGCCTGGCGGATGGGTTGCGCCAGATTGTGGAGGCGCAGTGA
- a CDS encoding RidA family protein — MSKQTVFAPKGIKPMGPYTPAIRMGDLLFISGQVGIDPETGQFVEGGVAEQARQVLENLKGLVETGGSSMDKVLKTTMFLTNMADFAKVNEVYAQYFASEPPARSTIQVVALPGGALVEIEAIASI; from the coding sequence ATGTCCAAGCAAACTGTCTTTGCCCCCAAAGGAATCAAGCCCATGGGCCCTTACACGCCCGCCATCCGCATGGGAGATCTGCTCTTCATCTCCGGCCAGGTGGGCATTGACCCTGAGACCGGCCAGTTCGTTGAAGGCGGCGTGGCCGAGCAGGCCAGGCAAGTGCTCGAGAACCTGAAGGGCCTGGTGGAAACTGGCGGCAGCTCGATGGACAAGGTGCTCAAGACCACCATGTTCCTCACCAACATGGCTGATTTCGCCAAGGTCAACGAGGTCTACGCCCAATACTTCGCCAGCGAGCCGCCAGCCCGCTCCACCATCCAGGTGGTCGCCTTGCCGGGCGGCGCTCTGGTTGAGATCGAGGCGATCGCCAGCATCTAG
- a CDS encoding peptidoglycan bridge formation glycyltransferase FemA/FemB family protein, with protein MDTHAWNAFISQLPRPHLLQTGQWARAKEPFGWTAHYKTWEQDGKLVAAAQILQRSVRLPLLGKEVCMLYVPKGPLLADWNDAALRTRVLADLREIAQELGAFFIKIDPDLAYGYGLPGAEDERTVPAAADFVAELKAAGWRYSNEQVQMHNTMLIDVDKSDEELLAAMKQKGRYNLRLSQKKGVTVRRGTPADFPTFYKMYAETSVRDGFIIRNEQYYRAVWDEFYEAGLLVPLLAEVEGEVVAGLMLFIYGEQSWYIYGMSRALHRETMPNYLLQWEAIRASREAGCKVYDLWGAPDEFTEDDPMWGVYRFKLSLGAYEARHIGAWDLPVQPAVYGLYTQVLPRLIAAMRWRGRRQTRQQVLAE; from the coding sequence ATGGACACTCACGCCTGGAACGCCTTCATCAGCCAATTGCCGCGCCCTCACCTGCTGCAGACCGGCCAGTGGGCACGCGCCAAGGAACCCTTTGGTTGGACGGCGCACTACAAGACCTGGGAGCAGGACGGTAAGCTAGTAGCTGCCGCCCAGATCCTGCAACGCAGCGTGCGCCTGCCGCTGCTGGGCAAAGAGGTGTGCATGCTGTATGTGCCCAAGGGGCCGCTGCTGGCCGACTGGAACGATGCGGCCCTGCGCACCCGGGTGCTGGCCGACTTGCGCGAGATTGCGCAGGAGCTTGGCGCGTTCTTCATCAAGATCGACCCTGACCTGGCGTACGGCTACGGCCTGCCAGGCGCCGAGGACGAGCGCACAGTGCCGGCCGCGGCCGATTTTGTGGCCGAGCTGAAAGCGGCAGGCTGGCGCTACTCCAATGAGCAGGTGCAGATGCACAACACCATGCTCATCGACGTCGACAAGAGCGATGAGGAGCTTCTGGCGGCCATGAAGCAGAAGGGCCGCTACAACTTGCGCCTCTCGCAGAAAAAGGGCGTCACGGTGCGCCGCGGCACGCCCGCCGATTTCCCCACCTTCTACAAGATGTACGCCGAGACCTCGGTGCGGGATGGTTTTATCATCCGCAATGAGCAGTATTACCGGGCCGTATGGGACGAGTTCTACGAGGCGGGGCTCCTGGTGCCGCTGCTGGCGGAAGTGGAGGGCGAAGTGGTGGCCGGGCTGATGCTGTTCATCTATGGCGAGCAGTCCTGGTACATCTACGGCATGTCGCGTGCCCTGCACCGCGAAACGATGCCGAATTATTTGCTGCAGTGGGAAGCAATCCGTGCCAGCCGCGAGGCGGGCTGCAAGGTGTACGACCTGTGGGGTGCGCCGGACGAGTTCACTGAGGACGACCCGATGTGGGGTGTGTATCGCTTCAAGCTTAGCTTGGGGGCGTATGAGGCCCGCCACATCGGCGCCTGGGACCTGCCGGTGCAGCCTGCGGTGTATGGCTTGTATACGCAGGTGCTGCCGCGGCTGATCGCGGCGATGCGCTGGCGCGGCCGCCGCCAGACACGGCAGCAAGTGCTGGCTGAGTAG
- a CDS encoding YifB family Mg chelatase-like AAA ATPase: MLARVYSCAVVGLDGVVVEVEVDTHPGLPKVVVVGLPDAAVQESRERVASAIKNSGFEFPRKHITVNLAPASVRKAGPVYDLPIALGILAASGQIPAARLEGSLTLGELSLDGAVRHVRGVLPMAALARQQGIRTLYVPAVDAAEAALVPDVDIYPIRSLRDLADHITNQHNLAPFQRTAPVDELAAPASYTDLREVKGQEQVKRALEVAAAGGHNILMTGAPGAGKTLMARALPGILPELSVDEALDVTRIYSVSDKLSESHPLIRTRPFRAPHHTISHAGLVGGGTWPQPGEISLAHRGVLFLDELVEFAPRVLEVLRQPIEDKVVTISRAQGALTFPANFQLIGAMNPCPCGYYGDPLRACTCSPGTVTRYQKRLSGPLLDRIDIHVEVPRVDYEKLSDDRLGEPSAAVRARVQAARELQRQRFAGLPVHSNADMGVAEVRRFCELDAEGRALIKAAMAQMQLTARAYHRVLKLARTIADLARVQNVAPQHLAEALQYRARLTA, encoded by the coding sequence ATGCTAGCCAGGGTCTACTCCTGCGCTGTGGTGGGTTTGGACGGCGTAGTAGTGGAAGTAGAGGTGGATACACATCCTGGGCTCCCCAAAGTGGTCGTGGTGGGCTTGCCTGACGCGGCTGTGCAGGAAAGCCGCGAGCGCGTCGCCTCTGCCATCAAGAATTCCGGCTTCGAGTTCCCTCGCAAACACATCACCGTCAACCTGGCGCCAGCCAGTGTGCGCAAGGCCGGGCCGGTCTACGACCTGCCCATCGCGCTCGGCATCCTGGCCGCCAGTGGCCAGATCCCGGCTGCCAGGCTGGAAGGCTCGCTGACCCTGGGCGAGCTCTCGCTGGATGGGGCCGTGCGCCATGTGCGCGGCGTGCTGCCCATGGCCGCTCTGGCGCGCCAGCAGGGCATCCGCACCCTGTACGTGCCAGCCGTGGATGCAGCTGAGGCTGCCCTGGTACCCGATGTCGACATCTATCCCATCCGTTCGCTGCGCGATCTGGCCGACCACATCACCAACCAGCACAACCTTGCCCCGTTCCAGCGCACGGCTCCCGTGGATGAGCTAGCCGCCCCGGCTTCATACACCGACCTGCGCGAGGTCAAGGGCCAGGAGCAAGTCAAGCGCGCCCTCGAGGTGGCCGCTGCCGGCGGCCACAATATTTTGATGACTGGGGCGCCTGGCGCAGGCAAGACGCTAATGGCGCGGGCCTTGCCAGGCATCCTGCCCGAACTTAGTGTAGACGAGGCGCTGGACGTCACTCGCATCTATTCAGTCTCAGACAAGCTGAGTGAAAGCCATCCGCTGATCCGCACGCGCCCCTTCCGCGCCCCGCACCACACCATCTCGCACGCTGGCCTGGTGGGCGGCGGCACCTGGCCGCAGCCCGGCGAGATCTCGCTGGCGCACCGCGGCGTGTTGTTCCTCGATGAGTTGGTCGAGTTTGCGCCGCGGGTGCTGGAAGTGCTGCGCCAGCCCATCGAAGACAAAGTGGTCACCATCAGCCGCGCTCAGGGCGCCCTCACCTTCCCGGCCAACTTTCAATTGATCGGCGCCATGAACCCATGCCCCTGTGGCTACTACGGCGATCCATTGCGCGCCTGTACTTGCTCACCCGGCACGGTTACGCGCTATCAAAAGCGGCTTTCCGGCCCGCTGCTGGACCGCATTGACATCCATGTGGAAGTGCCGCGCGTAGACTACGAAAAATTGAGTGACGACCGCCTGGGCGAACCCTCCGCCGCGGTACGCGCCCGCGTGCAAGCCGCCCGCGAGCTGCAGCGCCAGCGTTTCGCTGGCCTGCCGGTTCACAGCAACGCCGATATGGGCGTGGCCGAGGTGCGCCGCTTCTGCGAGCTAGACGCTGAGGGCCGTGCGCTGATAAAAGCGGCCATGGCGCAGATGCAACTCACCGCCCGCGCCTATCACCGCGTGCTCAAGCTGGCCCGCACCATCGCTGACTTGGCTCGCGTGCAAAACGTAGCACCTCAGCACTTGGCTGAGGCGCTACAGTACCGGGCGCGGCTCACGGCTTAG
- a CDS encoding MFS transporter, with protein MLKPAPLPAPEAKTGYARLSLSYFFTFAAWACITPFFVLYLQSLGFSGAQIGVLTGVGPLIGLAAKPFWAGYADATNRHRFVLYLSVVAAILLNVIFPFLRSFSLILGVQILMAIISSHTLPLLDSATIHMMGSNRDRYGSVRLWGTVAWGIVSALAGFVLDRLGLVSMFWIFCVLMSVNLFLLSSLQFEENPDRDAYFTKVGRLLRQPQWLLFLGTVLVAGIGSTAHDYMPLLIQELPGVSRWLPFAVSGVALVGIAITISTISETPIMAASHWFLRNLGSRGALYLSMLAMALRCFIYANTATPDQALLIQLMHGLTYPLMWVAGIKFVAEMAPRGLSSTAQGLFSAMFMGIGTALGYYLCGLLIDKVGVFSMYTIIGWLVLACLLVSVLLSLLFSGRKPRPASAAA; from the coding sequence ATGCTAAAACCTGCTCCACTCCCTGCTCCGGAAGCCAAGACGGGTTATGCCCGTCTTTCGCTTAGCTATTTCTTTACATTCGCCGCATGGGCGTGCATTACGCCCTTTTTTGTGCTGTATCTGCAATCGCTGGGTTTTAGCGGCGCGCAGATCGGCGTGTTGACGGGTGTTGGCCCGTTGATCGGCCTGGCGGCCAAGCCCTTCTGGGCCGGCTATGCCGATGCCACCAATCGCCACCGGTTTGTGCTGTACCTCTCGGTGGTTGCGGCGATCCTGCTCAACGTCATCTTCCCGTTCCTGCGTTCTTTCTCGCTCATTCTTGGCGTACAGATCCTGATGGCGATCATCAGCTCGCACACTTTGCCGCTGCTGGACAGCGCCACCATCCACATGATGGGCAGCAACCGCGACCGCTATGGCAGCGTGCGTTTGTGGGGCACGGTTGCGTGGGGAATTGTGAGCGCGCTGGCTGGCTTTGTGCTTGACCGGCTGGGCCTGGTCTCCATGTTCTGGATATTTTGTGTGCTGATGAGTGTCAATCTTTTTCTGCTTAGTTCGCTGCAGTTTGAAGAGAACCCGGACCGAGACGCTTACTTCACAAAGGTGGGGCGCCTGCTGCGTCAGCCGCAGTGGCTGCTCTTCCTGGGCACAGTCCTGGTGGCCGGCATCGGCTCCACCGCGCATGACTATATGCCCCTGCTTATCCAGGAGCTGCCGGGCGTAAGCCGCTGGCTGCCGTTTGCGGTTTCCGGGGTGGCGCTGGTAGGGATCGCTATCACCATTTCCACAATTTCTGAGACGCCCATCATGGCCGCCTCTCACTGGTTCTTGCGCAATTTGGGTAGCCGCGGCGCGCTGTACCTTTCCATGCTGGCGATGGCTTTGCGCTGCTTCATCTACGCCAACACGGCTACGCCGGACCAGGCGTTGCTCATCCAGTTGATGCACGGCCTGACCTACCCGCTGATGTGGGTGGCCGGCATCAAGTTTGTGGCCGAGATGGCGCCGCGCGGCCTGAGCTCCACTGCGCAGGGTTTGTTCTCCGCCATGTTCATGGGCATCGGCACTGCGCTGGGCTATTACTTGTGCGGCCTGCTGATCGATAAGGTGGGCGTGTTCTCCATGTACACGATCATTGGCTGGCTGGTGCTGGCTTGCCTGCTGGTTTCCGTTCTGCTGTCGCTGCTGTTCTCTGGTCGCAAACCGCGCCCGGCCAGCGCGGCAGCGTAG
- a CDS encoding sugar transferase, whose translation MAQIRSKDTTPSIRLGLSERRVLLAGGDLFMAAIALAVALYFWLLGVGNLDALEVIEFLQERPPDWFYFLPIIWVILLFETYDPHRASSWQQTRNSLLVAAALGMGVYVIYYFAADPGTLPRRSIAAFAVTALLLTTFWRLLYIRIFTSPQFARRAIMLGAGNAGQALLRVIAGMPAPYHIVALLDDDAEKKGRQIEGHEVRGGSELLPELIQEHNVSDILVAISGQMRETTFHALLVAQEKGAEIVRMPTAYEELLGRVAINYLEADWLVRSFVDSTRVNRFYQLGKRLFDIVGGLTGVAILLVLTPIVSILTLIDTGWPIIFSQTRAGKGGKPYRIIKFRTMRKDAEKDGNPQLAQEDDERTTRLGRILRKTRIDEWPQFINVLRGDMSLVGPRPERPELMEHFERRIPFYRARLLERPGITGWAQVNYGYAASIEEMSIKLEYDLYYIKHRGPILDLVIILRTLATVFGFRGR comes from the coding sequence ATGGCACAAATCCGGTCTAAAGACACCACCCCTAGCATCCGCTTAGGTCTTAGTGAACGCCGTGTATTGCTGGCAGGTGGCGACCTTTTTATGGCCGCCATTGCGCTGGCCGTGGCGCTCTATTTCTGGCTGCTGGGGGTAGGCAACCTGGATGCGCTGGAAGTCATCGAATTCCTCCAAGAGCGCCCGCCCGACTGGTTCTACTTTCTGCCCATCATCTGGGTCATCCTGCTGTTTGAGACCTACGACCCGCATCGCGCCTCCAGTTGGCAGCAGACCCGCAACAGCCTGCTGGTGGCCGCTGCCTTGGGCATGGGCGTTTATGTGATCTATTACTTCGCAGCCGACCCGGGTACGCTGCCCCGCCGCAGCATCGCCGCTTTTGCAGTCACAGCCTTGTTGCTGACCACCTTCTGGCGTCTGCTGTACATCCGCATTTTCACTTCACCCCAGTTCGCCCGCCGCGCCATTATGCTGGGCGCGGGCAACGCCGGCCAGGCCCTGCTCCGCGTCATCGCTGGCATGCCGGCTCCGTATCACATCGTCGCCCTGCTGGATGACGATGCAGAAAAGAAGGGCCGCCAGATCGAGGGCCACGAAGTGCGCGGTGGCAGCGAATTGCTGCCCGAGCTTATTCAAGAACACAATGTGAGCGACATCCTGGTGGCCATCTCCGGCCAAATGCGCGAGACCACCTTCCACGCCCTGCTGGTGGCGCAGGAAAAAGGCGCCGAGATCGTGCGCATGCCCACCGCCTATGAGGAATTGCTGGGCCGGGTAGCCATAAACTATCTGGAGGCGGACTGGCTGGTGCGCTCCTTTGTAGACAGCACCCGCGTCAACCGCTTTTATCAACTGGGCAAGCGCTTGTTTGATATTGTTGGCGGGCTGACAGGCGTTGCCATCCTGCTGGTGCTCACCCCGATCGTTTCCATCCTCACCTTGATCGATACGGGCTGGCCTATCATCTTTTCGCAGACCCGCGCCGGCAAGGGCGGCAAGCCGTATCGCATCATCAAGTTCCGCACCATGCGCAAGGATGCCGAGAAGGATGGCAACCCGCAACTGGCGCAGGAGGATGACGAGCGCACCACCCGCCTGGGCAGGATCCTGCGCAAGACCCGTATCGATGAGTGGCCGCAATTCATCAACGTGCTGCGCGGCGATATGAGCCTGGTTGGCCCGCGCCCTGAGCGGCCCGAGCTGATGGAGCACTTTGAGCGCCGCATCCCCTTTTACCGCGCCCGCCTGCTGGAGCGCCCCGGCATCACCGGCTGGGCCCAGGTTAACTATGGCTACGCCGCCAGCATTGAGGAAATGAGCATCAAGCTGGAGTACGACCTGTACTACATCAAACACCGTGGCCCTATCCTCGACCTCGTGATCATTTTGCGCACCCTGGCCACTGTGTTTGGCTTCCGGGGGCGCTAG
- a CDS encoding L,D-transpeptidase, producing MSNLTRRDFLKLSGLSLAALAAGRLPAGLPAAQDAGLLGRVTYDSSVFRQPRINLSPIRTLFRDELVQLEYALQPLTGPAYNPNWFKVADGYVHSSFVQVVEEINNTPVESVPADGMLCRISVPISQPYIYSRQRGWQEQSQFLLYFDSMHWVTAKVDGPDGSPWYQITESWTNVQYYAKAEDLQPIPAADLAPISPDVPAAQKRVEISLLAQQLTAYENGAVVLRVPISSGVRNTSTSGLPTQTPTGNFNLYAKMPSQYMGDNRLTDTLGDRYLPGVPWALFFAEGGYAIHGAYWHNNFGAPMSKGCINMRPEHAAWLYRWVTPVSQPEQRQANGHGTQVVIS from the coding sequence ATGTCGAATCTCACGCGACGCGACTTCCTGAAACTCAGCGGGCTGTCGCTGGCGGCTTTGGCCGCCGGGCGGCTGCCCGCAGGTTTGCCTGCCGCGCAAGACGCCGGGCTGCTGGGCCGCGTCACATACGACTCGAGCGTGTTCCGCCAGCCGCGCATCAATCTGAGTCCTATCCGCACCCTGTTCCGCGATGAGCTGGTGCAGCTGGAGTATGCGTTGCAGCCGCTCACCGGCCCGGCGTATAACCCCAACTGGTTCAAGGTCGCAGACGGCTATGTGCACAGCAGCTTTGTACAGGTAGTCGAAGAGATCAACAACACGCCAGTGGAGAGCGTGCCGGCTGACGGCATGCTGTGCCGCATCAGCGTGCCCATCAGTCAGCCGTACATATATTCGCGGCAGCGTGGCTGGCAAGAGCAATCACAGTTCCTGCTCTATTTTGACAGCATGCACTGGGTGACCGCCAAGGTGGACGGACCGGACGGTTCGCCGTGGTACCAGATCACCGAGTCGTGGACGAACGTGCAGTACTACGCCAAAGCCGAGGATCTGCAGCCCATCCCGGCCGCAGACCTGGCCCCCATCAGCCCGGATGTGCCCGCGGCTCAGAAACGGGTCGAGATCTCGCTGCTGGCCCAGCAGCTTACCGCCTATGAGAATGGCGCGGTGGTGCTGCGCGTGCCGATCTCTTCGGGCGTGCGCAATACCAGCACCAGCGGGCTACCAACGCAAACGCCCACTGGTAACTTCAATTTATATGCCAAGATGCCCAGCCAGTACATGGGTGATAACCGCCTGACGGACACGCTGGGCGATCGCTACCTGCCGGGTGTGCCGTGGGCGCTGTTCTTTGCCGAGGGCGGCTATGCCATCCATGGAGCTTATTGGCACAACAACTTTGGTGCACCCATGAGCAAGGGCTGCATCAACATGCGGCCGGAACATGCCGCCTGGCTATATCGCTGGGTCACGCCGGTCAGTCAGCCTGAGCAGCGCCAGGCCAATGGCCACGGCACGCAAGTCGTGATCAGTTAG
- a CDS encoding glycosyltransferase family 2 protein: MPPSVSIIVPCFNEQATIGGLLEAILAQTYPVERMEVIIADGLSTDTTRERIAAFSQQHPELAVRVIDNPARSIPRGLNLAIAAAQGSTLLRLDAHSSPHSEYVARSLQALDEDKGWNVGGVWEIRPGQDTWLARAIAAAAAHPFGVGDARYRYTTQAGAVDTVPFGAFRRNLIERIGAFDETLQTNEDYEFNARIRLTGGTVWLDPAIRSAYYARPTLGALARQYWRYGYWKWRMLRRYPDTLRPRQAIPPLFVLALLGLSGLSLLWAPATWPLGAVVVSYTLLLLAAAVQKAIQLQQPSLLLGMPLAMMIMHLSWGGAFLWSLISSLTSTPGAHANGTNPV, from the coding sequence ATGCCCCCCAGCGTCAGCATCATCGTGCCGTGTTTCAATGAGCAGGCCACCATCGGCGGCCTGCTTGAAGCCATCCTGGCACAGACCTATCCCGTAGAAAGAATGGAAGTGATTATCGCCGATGGCCTCTCCACCGATACCACGCGTGAGCGCATCGCCGCCTTCAGCCAGCAGCACCCAGAGCTGGCCGTCCGCGTGATTGACAACCCGGCCCGCAGCATCCCCAGGGGGCTCAACCTGGCCATCGCCGCCGCCCAGGGCAGCACCCTGCTGCGCCTGGATGCCCACTCCAGCCCGCACTCTGAATACGTAGCCCGCAGCCTGCAAGCGCTCGACGAGGACAAGGGCTGGAATGTGGGTGGAGTATGGGAAATACGCCCCGGCCAGGACACCTGGTTGGCACGCGCCATCGCTGCCGCCGCCGCCCACCCCTTCGGCGTGGGCGACGCCCGCTACCGCTACACCACCCAGGCCGGCGCGGTGGATACGGTGCCGTTTGGCGCCTTCCGCCGCAACCTCATCGAGCGCATCGGCGCCTTTGACGAGACCCTGCAAACCAACGAAGACTACGAATTCAACGCCCGTATCCGCCTGACAGGTGGCACGGTTTGGCTCGACCCGGCCATCCGCTCAGCCTACTATGCTCGCCCTACCCTGGGTGCATTAGCGCGCCAGTACTGGCGCTATGGCTACTGGAAATGGCGCATGCTGCGCCGCTACCCAGACACGCTGCGCCCCCGCCAGGCGATTCCACCCCTGTTTGTGCTGGCCCTGCTCGGCCTGAGCGGCCTGAGCCTGCTGTGGGCGCCGGCGACGTGGCCGCTGGGGGCCGTGGTGGTATCATACACACTGCTCTTGCTAGCGGCTGCTGTGCAAAAGGCAATTCAACTACAGCAGCCTTCTCTGCTTCTGGGAATGCCCTTAGCCATGATGATCATGCACCTCAGCTGGGGTGGCGCCTTCCTGTGGAGCCTGATCAGTTCGCTCACCAGCACACCTGGCGCACACGCAAATGGCACAAATCCGGTCTAA